The window CAGAAATGCCATGAGCAGTTTGAGGAAGAAGGCCTAATCCCATCAAATAAGGAGGGCTTCCCGGATATAGATAAGGCCATCGATTCCCTTCCCATGGACGATGCTGCTGCCAAGGAGGCAGATAAGGATCCTGAAGAGGCCGGAGAGCAATTCACTCCAGTAGACGTAGATTGAACAGGAttgtaattattttcaattttccttCAGCCTTCAGGCATAAATTACAACTCTTTCTATATACAacggttgattttttttttttaagtgttatgaattAACCGGGAGTTTTAATAAGTATCCTGTACAAAGGATCATCCCTCCGAACAACGACTCATGCTCTTAATATATGCAAGGATCATAGGTCTTTTTAAGTCAAGACATAGGCTTGAATAAACGTGAAATATGAATCTTGGATCGGAGGGCATATTCCGGGATTAAAGAATGTCGAGGTTTGGAAACCCAAGCTAGGGTGTAGCGtcctgggcttttaagaaccaaggtgcggagccttggaccggggatcatgtcccgggacttgggaatgatcgaggtgtggttccccgagccagggtgtagtgtcctgggcttttaagaaccaaggtgcggagccttgcgCAGGGGATCATGGCCCCGGaattgggaatggtcgaggtgtggttccccgagctagggtgtagtgccctgggcttataAGATCCAAGGTgtggagccttgggccggggatcatgtcccgggacttgggaatggccggggtgtggttccccgagccagggtgtagtgccatgggcttttaagaaccaaggtgcggagccttggaccggggatcatgtcccgggacttgggaatggccggggtgtggttccccgagccagggtgtagtgccatgggcttttaagaaccaaggtgcggagccttggaccggggatcatgtcccgggacttgggaatgatcgaggtgtggttccccgagccagggtgttgtgccctgggcttttaagaaccaaggtgctgagccttgggccggggatcatgtcccgggacttaggaatggtcgaggtgtggttccccgagccagtgtgtagtgccctgggcttttaagaaccaatgtgcggagccttgggccggggatcatgtcccgggccTTGCGCagggtcgaggtgtggttccccgagccagggtgtagtgccatgggcttttaagaaccaaggtgcggagccttggaccggggatcatgtcccgggacttgggaatggccgaggtgtggttccccgagccagggtgtagtgccctgggcttttaggaaccaaggtgcggagccttgggccggggatcatttcccgggacttgggaatggtcgaggtgtggttccccgagctagggtgtagtgccctgggcttataAGATCCAAGGTgtggagccttgggccggggatcatgtcccgggccTTGCGCagggtcgaggtgtggttccccgagccagggtgttgtgccctgggcttttaagaaccaaggtgctgagccttgggccggggatcatgtcccgggacttgggaaagGACGAGGTgcggttccccgagccagggtgtagtgccctgggattttaagaaccaaggtgcggagccttgggccggggatcatgtcccgggacttaggaatggtcgaggtgtggttccccgagccagggtgtagtgccatgggcttttaagaaccaaggtgcggagccttgcgCAGGGGATCATGGCCCCGGaattgggaatggtcgaggtgtggttccccgagctagggtgtagtgccctgggcttttaagaaccaaggtgctgagccttgggccggggatcatgtcccgggacttgggaaagGACGAGGTgcggttccccgagccagggtgtagtgccctgggattttaagaaccaaggtgcggagccttgggcctgggatcatgtcccgggacttgggaatggtcgaggtgtggttccccgagccagtgtgtagtgccctgggcttttaagagccaaggtgcggagccttgggccggggatcatttcccgggacttgggaatggtcgaggtgtggtcccccgagccagggtgtagtgccctgggcttttaaattAGTTCTTCCCGAGTCTAAGATGCAACAAATAATATAATGCTTCTCTTTGAGAAAAACAGATCTTTCACTATATCTTCAACCAATCAATTACATCTGTTAGGAATAGtactgctttaaattaaatacattccaaggccTTTTGAGAGAGCATCCCTGCGTgtcttctaaataaaaagatcCCGAGCTAACCCTCCGGATAattttataaggtccttcccaccgagcttctagtttcccaacatccccggcaggattaacttttttcatgactaaatcccctatttgaaaatctcgaGCTCGGACCTTTTTATTGTACGATTTCATGATTCGACCTCGgtatgcttccattcgaattattgctcggtctcttctttcttctaccaaatccaattccatggcccGACTTTGATCATTGTCGCCTGGATAAGATTCTACCCGGGGAGATGTTTGCCCAATTTCGACAGGAAGGATTGCTTCAGAACCATATACCAggttgaaaggagtttcttgagaaggtgctcggggagtagttctgtacgcccagagaacactgggtaattcttccacccaatcttttcccttgccttgtagcctggtcttcaatgcttgtataataattctgttaataacttctgtttgaccattagcttgagggtaggcaacagaagtaaaagactgagtgattttcatttcatgacACCAAGATGTAATTCCTTTGCCCTGAAATTGTCTCCCGTTATCTAAGATTAGTCTTCTGGGTAATCCGAACCGGCACACAATgttcttccacaaaaatttcaatacttcctgCTCAGTAATTCTAGCCAATGGCTCGGCTTCCacccatttggaaaagtaatccacagccaccagtaagaacttcttttgagcccTGGCAGTTGGGAAAGGACCAACAATATCCAGGCCCCATTGAGCAGAATTCTGGCTAAGAGTTGACCACCAGAATCCGGCAAGCATTGTCTTCCGGGCCAAAGCCATCcctccgagatgctcagcacaacatccctcatgtatttctcggaggacataatccacttctcctTCAGATGAGCATCCTGTCATCTTTAGCTTCATAAGCACCCTTTATCTGCTGAGTGATTAATTGTGAATCAGAATATACAATAAGACGGGAAGCTCGAATCTCTTTAGCAGCTCGGATTCCCGcaaggacagcttcatactcggCTTCGTTATTAGTACCCCGGGAGTCAATCCTTGAAGCCAACTTAATCTTCTCTCCTGGAGGAGATATTACTACAACACCTATTCCGCACCCTGCAAGGTTAGACGCCCCATCCACAAACACCCTCCATACTTCATCTTCAGCAGGTTGTACCATCTCGGACAAAAAGTCTGATAGGGCTTGCGCTTTAATGGCCACCCGGGGTTTGTATTCGATATCATACTCTCCTAACTCCACTGCCCATTTGATCATTCGCCCTGATACTTCCGAATGAGTCATGATCCTGCCTATAGGACTATTAGTCAAGACAATTATTTGATGTGACAGAAAGTAAGGCCTTAGCTTCCGGGCAGTCATGATCAAGGCCAGAGCAATCTTTTCCACTTCACTGTACCGGAGTTCGGGTCCTCTCAgagcatggctgacataataaacaggcctttgatcggagccttcttcttttattagtactgagctgacagcatactctgtggtggatagataaacaaataatttttccccgggctctggttttactaacacagggagctctgcaagatggatcttcaagtcctggaaggcctgttcacatttaTCATCCCATCCGAATTGTCGTGCCTTCCTTAATacctgaaagaaaggataactcctgtgcgctgatcgggaaataaatcgagagagggaagcaatcctcccggtcagcttttgtacgtctttgacagatcgaggagatggcatgcacagcacggatttgactttctcctgatttacctcaattccccgatctgtcactatgaatcccaagaattttCCACTCTTTACGCCAAAGATGCACTTGGCCGGGTTAAGCTTGATTCCGTAATGTACGAGAGTGGCAAAGGTTTCTTCTAGATCCTCAATAAAGCTGGCCACCTGCCGGGTCTTCCccaggatatcatccacatagacttccacgtttcgccccagttgcttctcgaagactttgttcatcaaacgctggtacgtagctcctgcattctttaacccgaaaggcattacaatataacaaaatgtacctcccgaggtgatgaagctagctttatcttgatcactcttggccagggggatttgatggtacccctggtatgcgtccatgaaactcagtaattcgaagcccgatgtggaatccaccaattgatcaatacggggcagaggataatgatccttgggacacgccttattgagatcgcgaaaatccacacacatgcgccacttcCCTGCTGATTTAGGTactaataccacattcgagagccaagtggggaattgaatttcccgaatgtgaccggctttcaagagctcttttacttgttcatcaataactttgtccttttcggggccaaagtgtctctttttctgttttatcgggtgagatcccgggaggatatttagttggtgctcagatatcaagggagagattcccgtcaattcctgctgggaccatgcaaaaacgtgaatattatcctttaaacagttaagtagactgacccgggtggatatgttaagatctcgggccacccggatctgctgtcctggtccaatctccacaacttcctgctcctcttctgccACAAAATGCACTTCTCCCTTCTCAACTGCTCCTCCACATACTTCATCAGTTCGGGCCTTCTTCCCAGCCTTCTTTGCTTTGCTCTGATCTACCCGGACAGCTTCTACATAACATTTCCGGGAGGAAGGTTGGTCTCCCCGGACTTCACCCACTCTACTACCAACCGGGAACTTAATCTTTTGGTGATAGGTAGATGCTACggcttttaattcattcatagcgggcctccccaaaattatattatatgatgaaGGGGAGTCTACCACAGTAAAAGTAGTCATCACCGTCTTCTTGAGATCCTGGGAACCCAGGGTTAATGGAAGGACGATTTCCCCTTCCGGGTAgaccacatggccagcaaaACCAAAGAGGGCAGTTTCCACGGTTTCCAAATGGTAGccctgcaaatccatctgcacaaaagcatctttaaaaattacattcacagagcttcccgagtcaacaaagactctcagaatgtcataattggccactcgggcttggataaccagggcatcattgtggggtaaGTTCACTCCCTTCAAATGCTCTGGGCCAAAACTGATGACCGCTTCACTCCTTCTCATTCCATCTACCTCCATACATTCCCTcctactcctcgacttcctcgcccggttggagtctccatcagtagagcctcttgatatcatttttatcaatccTGTAGCAGGGGGTGACTTCTTTTTCGTCTCAAGATCGGGCTCTCCCCTCGGTACATTCCTCATACTTCCTCCCCAGCGTTGGGCCCTGACTGTGAAGGtgtccatggcaatctcggcctcttatgagcttgactttgctctggggcggaatggaaggaatagtttcccctcaatgttttgcaatcttcggtgttgtgataacacaccttatggagagtacaaaatcctcttttctcaggTCGGGATAATTGATTNCCTGTAGCAGGGGGTGACTTCTTTTTCGTCTCAAGATCGGGCTCTCCCCTCGGTACATTCCTCATACTTCCTCCCCAGCGTTGGGCCCTGACTGTGAAGGtgtccatggcaatctcggcctcttatgagcttgactttgctctggggcggaatggaaggaatagtttcccctcaatgttttgcaatcttcggtgttgtgataacacaccttatggagagtacaaaatcctcttttctcaggTCGGGATAATTGATTGTCCGGggccagatccctactgcattcctgaacctctctgtcccgggtaatcttaagaggcacgtggtgagaaaagtgtcctggattattccttctctgccctttctcctcgggcctagctacccggtctcctctttcttttcttacagcttccctcttctgcttctgggcttcctccatgttgatgtatttttctgcccgggataataagtcttcgaaatccccgggcacttttttggtcaacgacttgaaaaattcaccctccctcaagccttgtgtgaatgccgtagtttttgtttcagtagcgcaagtaggtacatccaaagccactctattaaatcttttaatataagccctcaaactttcatccaggttctgtttgacttcaaaaagactaaaagcggtcttcttgtatttcttgctgctactgaagtggtgtaggaacaccttctggaagtctttaaatgaattaatactctgaggggacagtccctcaaaccacctttgagctgaatccaccaaagtggtgaggaacactttacacttgattcgatctgtgtaacagtgtaacatggccatgttttcaaacctggctaggtgctcctcaggatccgcattgccatcgtaatcttttactttggcggatttgaagttcccgggaagaggttcccggacaatgatatcggtaaatgggcaacccttagcagtagctcgagaaatgctacgactctccaactgcccttccagaactttcattttctgccttaactccaacaactcctcagccacggtaggtgatttggatccagcactagactcctcatcctctcctctcacttcctcctccctcaattcttgctcttgctcctgctcattgatttgcacatctccgggtggtgtaacttgacgagaagtttctctcctggccacagccttctccaccgcttcggagattattcttgccaactcctccggggtcatggtaataagattgggtcccgtgggaggaacaccctcaccttgccccgaagtacgcgcattatccccatgagcccgggaattttcttggttagttcttcgagtatgagccatatcaacgccttaatctCAAGNNNNNNNNNNNNNNNNNNNNNNNNNNNNNNNNNNNNNNNNNNNNNNNNNNNNNNNNNNNNNNNNNNNNNNNNNNNNNNNNNNNNNNNNNNNNNNNNNNNNNNNNNNNNNNNNNNNNNNNNNNNNNNNNNNNNNNNNNNNNNNNNNNNNNNNNNNNNNNNNNNNNNNNNNNNNNNNNNNNNNNNNNNNNNNNNNNNNNNNNNNNNNNNNNNNNNNNNNNNNNNNNNNNNNNNNNNNNNNNNNNNNNNNNNNNNNNNNNNNNNNNNNNNNNNNNNNNNNNNNNNNNNNNNNNNNNNNNNNNNNNNNNNNNNNNNNNNNNNNNNNNNNNNNNNNNNNNNNNNNNNNNNNNNNNNNNNNNNNNNNNNNNNNNNNNNNNNNNNNNNNNNNNNNNNTTATGGcaacgacccggatccttatgggggtatcaagTGCATTGACTCGTTACCATCATTTTCACATCATGTACGTATGCACATGTCAACAGTTTAATGGAATTCTTCTTattcttgaaaaaataaaatgtttatcgACTTGATATAAGTGACTAAATGATTATTTATTACAAAATAATGCAATATGTTCCATCcatatgtttttattaaaaattatgttttgaacttcatcgatttttttttttttgaaaaaacgaTTTATCATGGTTTCTATGTATACGTTGATTGAATGATGACTTAGAAATCTTAGGTTGCTCCTGAAAGTTATCGACACCTTGTAACGAAATTTCAATTCGTATGGCAAAACAATTTGGGGTCGTAAAATCAAACATTATACTACGGATGGAATTTATGTCTAATCTTTCTATTTTCTTTTTGTCTCCAAATCAATTATCGAGTTGATAAAATTTGAGATGATGTGTAAAACATATTCTTCACTGAAATACCACTGAAATAATGTGAAAAATATGCTCTAAAGATCGATGTTTGTTATACCCTCAGTCATTTCTACTCGTGCACGTCCCTAGATTTACCTATAGATAAAGGACCCCTTACTGATATAgttaaatgttttttaaaaataattgtttttttaagaCGAGACGAGCAATAATTTATCTTGCTGATAAAACAAGATTAGATATAGCTTTTGTTTTAACTTAATAGCAAGACATACCTCTTTACCTGTTTACCAACAAGAAAACATTGGAATTATAAACATAGTTTTaggtatttgaaaatttattggaTCCAAATTCCAGAATCGATCCATAACTAAAAATCACCAACTCAATAGCCATCAATGGCAAGTCTTCAGAAAACAcacaaaaaagtaaaaaaaacaaacagaTAGCACCCATCCAATATCAGAGAGTGTTGATGTTCGTCGGGCTTATTCCAacaaaaaaactaaaaacaagGAACTGCCTAAAATTAGGACTCCGTTTTCTACTGCACGCCGAAAAGTTTCAAAGGAGGACAAAATTTCACCTAGTATTTGTAGTCCTTAACATGGAGGCTCTCGGATGCACCCTCGCCCAAGGCACCACCACCTTGATAAGTTCCAAGTGTTGCCTCAGAGTTTGCCTTGCATCGTGTCAGGAATGCAGCCTGTGCCTTCGGGATGTTTTCTTCTTTTCCAGACCAACTCTTAAGGGTGCTCTGCTGTAGTGCGCGTCCAAATGAGAAAGAAAGATTCCATGGTTTCTTGGTTTTAAGTTTGTTCATGGCATTGAGGTTGACCGTTGCCTCTTCCTCGCTCTGCCCACCAGATAAAAACACGACAGCAGGGACTGCAGGAGGCATCGTGCGTTGCAAGGCACGAACTGTGTACTCAGCAACGACCTCAGGAGCAACCTTGGCAGAATCAGAGCCGGGAGTCACCATGTTAGGTTTCAAGAGAGTTCCCTCGAGGAGGACATGGTGGTCATTCAGTGCCTTGTAACAAGCAGCTAGGACACGTTCTGTGACATCAGCACACTTGACGATGTCATGAGAACCGTCAACGAGGATCTCAGGCTCGACTATGGGTACCAAGCCATTTTCTTGGCAGATGATGGCGTAACGAGCCAGACCATTAGCGTTTTCATTGATTGCGAGCTGTGATGGTTCATTGGGACCGATTTTGAGCACAGCTCTCCATTTGGCGAACCTAGCACCAGCAGTATAATACTGTTGGCAACGTTGGGCAAGGCCATCAAGCCCTTGAGTGGTGGTCTCACCATCGGTACCAGCAAGCTCGACAGTACCCTTGTCAACCTTGATACCGGGGAGGACACCGCCCTCTTTCAACACATCAACGAAGGGCTTACCTGTAAGTTCAGAACACCAACAGTGCATATGTTAAGAGACAAACGGGGTTAAAGGAAATTGCAACAAAAACTCTTCCCTATATTATATACCTGCAGCTGTTTTCTGATATAGAGTTTCCTCGAAGAGGATAACTCCGCTGAGGTACTGAAGAGCACCAGGCGTCGTGAAAAGAAGCTCACGAAGAGCCCTCCTGTTTGTTTCAACATTCTCCACATTAATGCTGGATAGACGCTTGCCTATTGTACCAGTAGACTCATCAGCGGCAAGGATACCCTTTCCGGGGGTGCCAATGTATGCAGCATTGGCGATCAGCTCATCTACAAAAATAGAAGGTTTATTAAACTTCAAGGAAGCAGAATAATGTTATAGGTGAAAAAGATGCAAGAGCAACCATCTAACAAATAATAGAGATCATTTCTAAACAAGCCAAATGAAAATAAGGAACATCATAATTCCCATAAAAGCATGTAGACAGGCAATCTAAGTCCACGAATCAAACATCAACAGAAAGCTCTTGACCCTATAAGATCTGTGATTAACAATCGAAGATTTGAGAGCAATCTGAATAATTAACTAACCAAAAAGCACAAACAATAGAATCTAGATCCAAAAACCAAAAGTCAAATCCACCGGTGTAGAAATCATCTGTGAAGTATCTCTGTCATTAAACCACAAGATATAAAATCCATCTAACAAATTCAAGGCCTGTCGCTAAACTGTACAAAGGGAGATCTAGATCGATCGATGAACTGATGTgagaaatataaataacaaaGATCTAATCTTATGTTATATAATCAGAGTCACACAACCACATCAACAAATACACCAAACATCACGCCAGAATAtaacataaaaacataaatcatcaACCAGATCtccaaattaaacaaaaaaaccgCAAAAAAATCACGATCCGACATAAAAAAGGGTTGATCGAAAATTCAGAGCGTTAAAAAGTTACCAGCGTACTTTCCCCTGTAGCAAGACATCGTCGATAGCGGAGTATACGAGGAGAGAAGAATAGTACAAACGGAGAGAGAGAAAAGAGAGTTTGGTGGAGAGGAAATGTGGATAGGTTAGGGTTCTTATACAGAGAGCGAGTCCGTTTGGGTCATTTGGTGTCACCGCTTCCGCTTCGTAATCTCGACCCTTCCTCCAACTAAAGTAAATTTGTCTTAAATAAATTAGTAATTTATTCATGTCACCATATTACCCctactattttcttatatttcaaataataataataattgtttaaaTTGACAACTcgaaattttgtttttactaTTTAAGTTTTTATTCATCAAAGTTCTTGTATTAttcaattataaatatgagtaaattattctaaaattatgattaattgtaataaaaaaaaaccatgtATTAATTATATCAAAGCAAAATTTATGTGAATATGATGCTACTTTTACATTTTTACAATATGGTTTATATTCCGATgcttttttttgtaatattctCAAATAAAAGAAGACAATTGTTATTCAAAAGTTGATTACTTcactttaataaattatatattgtatttttataataatcgAAAATCGACACTTTGTTCTTATTACCATCGTGTCCTCTGAATATAAATACGTGGCAACTGACGTATTGTTATGTCAAAATACATTGTATACCCCACTTTACataatttacttatttttttagggttataatttatttattttaatcacGAAAGCTTGCACGTTTTTACTAATTAcagtacaaaatattaaaatataaattgattaattgtattataaaaaaaaaaagcagaaaCTAGGAAATGCTGTTAGTTTGGTGGGtggggtaaaattggaaaacaaAAGATAATAATGCCAATTTCAACATTTAGTTTATTATTAGGGTTATTaaaattgagaaataaatttgGACAAAAATGCTGTGGGCTGGAGCAACTTTTTGCAACCAGCAAGGGACGTTGAACATTTGAAAGGATATTGTTGGTTGTCTTTCGTCGATTAGATAAATTTgtagagttgtatatatgaattTGAACAAATTTTCTCTTGAGCTAGTTTTTTGGGTTGAGTTATATCAAAAtgtcaatcttaacatggtatttAAGCTCTGATTTCATCGTTATGAGCTAGATTGTTCATAGCTGGACAACTTGTTCTAACCATAGTTTGGTCACTTGTAAACTTCACGTCCCAGATATTCATTCCTGGACATGAGAGTGTATTCTAGCTATCTCACaattttttggaataaaatcTCTTGGAATTAGTTTAAAATATCAATCTTAACaaatacatgtttatttaatttagacttgaaaaaattaaaataaaaaatct of the Primulina huaijiensis isolate GDHJ02 chromosome 1, ASM1229523v2, whole genome shotgun sequence genome contains:
- the LOC140985814 gene encoding fructose-bisphosphate aldolase 6, cytosolic-like; translated protein: MSCYRGKYADELIANAAYIGTPGKGILAADESTGTIGKRLSSINVENVETNRRALRELLFTTPGALQYLSGVILFEETLYQKTAAGKPFVDVLKEGGVLPGIKVDKGTVELAGTDGETTTQGLDGLAQRCQQYYTAGARFAKWRAVLKIGPNEPSQLAINENANGLARYAIICQENGLVPIVEPEILVDGSHDIVKCADVTERVLAACYKALNDHHVLLEGTLLKPNMVTPGSDSAKVAPEVVAEYTVRALQRTMPPAVPAVVFLSGGQSEEEATVNLNAMNKLKTKKPWNLSFSFGRALQQSTLKSWSGKEENIPKAQAAFLTRCKANSEATLGTYQGGGALGEGASESLHVKDYKY